The Halodesulfovibrio sp. MK-HDV genome contains the following window.
TCTGCATGTGCAACGCGTCCTGCAGCAATAACAACACAGTCTGCTCTGAACTTAATATCGTCTTCACCCGCACAAAGTACAAGCTCATCACGATCTCGTTTAAGAGAGTTTGGTGGTAACATGGTATGGAACCGAACACCCATGTCACGGCTTGCCTCAATCATGCAGTCAACAAGCGATGAGTCAAACCGACGCAAAAATCTGTCACTGCGAAGTACTACATCAACCTGAGCACCAGAGATTGCCGCAACATTAGATAGTTCGAATGCAATAAATCCACCACCAATAAATACTATGCGTGACGGCAGTTCTTTCATTTCGAAAAATTCGTCTGTTGATGTCAACAGCTCGTGCCCGGGAAAATCGACTTCACGAGGAGTCGCACCAGCTGCAATAACAATTTTTTCTGGCTGATATTTTTGATTGTTAATGACAACGGTATCGGGTGAAGTAAAATGTGCTTTGCCGTGCACGCCAACAATTCCATGCTCCGCATAAAACTTTTCTACAAGGGACGGAATGGGATCACGCATTTCTGCCATTCCTGACATCATCTTTTCCCAATCAATCGTAAGGTCGCCGCGAAGCCCTCTATCTACCATGTGCTTACGGCGTAACGCGACGTTGGTTACATCAAACAGAAATTTTTTAGGTTCACATCCACGTAACGGACATGTTCCACCAAAGGGCTGATAATCTGCCACTACCACATGCTTGCCTTCCGCCGCACATGTTCGCGCAACAGATCCCCCTGCAGGGCCTGATCCAATTATGAGTACATCCGGCTTTTCCACTTTGGTCATGAACAATTCTCCTTACTCTGCAACTATTGACCTATAATCTTACCCATGAGCTTAGGTTTCTCAACTATTACTAAAGTTCTTTCTGTAAAACTATCTATTCTATAAACACATCAGGTTACAATAATCAGGCTGAATCAACTGAATAAAATAAGTGATGGCTGTTGGTTTTCCTGTATAAAAAGTAATGAATGCCTCTGTACTGTTAGAAGATTTTAAAAAAAGTGTAAATATTAATAATAACTATTCCAAATAAAACTTTTTTTGTGTAGAAGGTATTCAACAGACAAAAGCACTGCCCAATAGGGCTATAATATAAACTTTATTGTCAGGAGAATTCTCATGATTGAACGTTCCGGTGTCATCACTTTTCAGGGCAATGGTCTCACTCTCGAAGGAACCGCAGTGGAAGTTGGCGACCTTGCTCCAGACTTCTCCATACTCACAACTGACTTAGCTCCAAAATCACTTGCTGATTACGAAGGCAAGATTATTCTTCTTGTAACTGTCCCTTCCCTGGATACTCCGGTATGCGATGTTGAAGCACGCCGTTTTAATCAGGAAGCAGCAGATCTTCATGAAGATATTGAAGTACTGACAGTTTCAACCGACCTTCCATTTGCACAGGCACGCTGGTGCGGTGCTGCTGGTATCGAATCTGTTGAAGTACTTTCCGATCATAAAGATCTTTCACTTGGTCACGCTTATGGCGTCGCAATCAAAGAGCTTCGCCTCCTTGCACGTGCCGTATTCGTCATCGATCGTAACCATAAAATAGTATACTCCCAGATAGTTCCGGAAGTAACTGACGAGCCAGATTACAATGCAGCAATCAAAGCTGCTGAAGCAGTTTTATAAGCATACATCCTCTTTGGAAAAGCCCAAGGCCCCTGTTCGGAATATCCGGACAGGGGCTAAGCTGTGTGTATACGTTTTCACAGATAAATTTTTATTTTTCAGAAGCTCTTTCTTTGTAAAGCAAACTATTCCCATCTATTAGCCCCTCCCACACCGGAAAAACTGTCCATGTAACCCTTTCTAACGATGCAGTGTTGCATCTTTTTTGGGCCTTCCTATTGCCCCGACAGTCACAATTCTGTACTCTGCACGTGCATTTTAGAGAACGCCTTTATGTCTTTTCGCCAGAAACAAAGGGATTAAAATGGATATACTTGCAATACGTGACCACTTAATTGCAACGGTTATGCGCCGAATTGATGATTCAATAGGTAGCCGATCTGAGGCTCTTAGAGAATTTATGGACGTAACACTTCCAAATATTGAAAAAGATGCTTCTGCTGAGATTTCTCAGCACATTCCGACATTGCCGGATAATATTTACAAAAAATGGGCTGAGATGTTTGCAGACCGCATGTTGCAAACGGTTAAAACAGATCAACTTGAAGACATGTGTGACGACACAGAAGAAAGTAACGCAACCATCGCACTCGTGTATCTCATGTTCATGGAATCAGAGCGTATGGAAGAACAAATTGCTAACGACTTGTCAGAACTAGGTGTAACAGCCGGTAACACAGATGAAGTTGGTAATTTCCTTGGTGGCTATCTTCGAACAGCGCTGGGCGCGCGAAGTGAAGAGCAACCACGTTAGGACAAAACTCTTTCCACAAAAGCATATGAGCATAATTTTTGACAAGAATATGCAGGTATTCTTGTCAGTAGTTCAAAAAAAAGACCAAATTCCACACAGGGGTTTGGTCTTTTACATTGTTGCCGTGTAACCTAGCAACGAAACACAAATTCGTTCTTGTAATATCAAGCTACTTCAGTTCTACTCGCAGACCATCTGGTTCTGAGATAAGATGGACTTGATCTCCTGTTAAATTCAAATCGTGATCCATCCCTTGGAAGAGAGATGCACGCGAAGTCCACTCATCATTCACAAAGACTTCTTGTGCTCCGCCATTTGCCTCAAAACGTAACTGCGTGCCATCTTTAAGGGTAACCATTTCTGTTTCACGAAGAACTACTGGCAGATCTTTGTATGTAAACGTCATAACGTCCTCCTTTCCCATGTGGGCAATACGTTTTAACACCAGTAAGTAACTACTAACATACCATACGC
Protein-coding sequences here:
- the tpx gene encoding thiol peroxidase; this encodes MIERSGVITFQGNGLTLEGTAVEVGDLAPDFSILTTDLAPKSLADYEGKIILLVTVPSLDTPVCDVEARRFNQEAADLHEDIEVLTVSTDLPFAQARWCGAAGIESVEVLSDHKDLSLGHAYGVAIKELRLLARAVFVIDRNHKIVYSQIVPEVTDEPDYNAAIKAAEAVL
- a CDS encoding NAD(P)/FAD-dependent oxidoreductase; translation: MTKVEKPDVLIIGSGPAGGSVARTCAAEGKHVVVADYQPFGGTCPLRGCEPKKFLFDVTNVALRRKHMVDRGLRGDLTIDWEKMMSGMAEMRDPIPSLVEKFYAEHGIVGVHGKAHFTSPDTVVINNQKYQPEKIVIAAGATPREVDFPGHELLTSTDEFFEMKELPSRIVFIGGGFIAFELSNVAAISGAQVDVVLRSDRFLRRFDSSLVDCMIEASRDMGVRFHTMLPPNSLKRDRDELVLCAGEDDIKFRADCVVIAAGRVAHAEALNPKKGQLELNQKGGIKVNEFMQSTSNPRVYAAGDVVGNSMELTPVASMEAMVVASNLLYGNKEKPDYSVVPYTLFTHPPLSSVGLREEEAQAQNISYKIFEGSASGWSEYRRIGELYPSYKIVVSKDDDTILGATINGHNSEEIINIFAFAMRTKTTVADLAKWLWAYPSFGYTIRYMLK